Proteins encoded by one window of Panicum virgatum strain AP13 chromosome 7N, P.virgatum_v5, whole genome shotgun sequence:
- the LOC120681325 gene encoding uncharacterized protein LOC120681325, with translation MPYDDHARALKLLHALDLDVWGTKVEAIVESTNYETLTTDELFSKLKSKEIDIQFRKKLNNPTAGSSSNIPMALVSGSTNTNANLSSTPSFALSSLCHIADDELEVFDDDQLVLLTNKFKRVYENRRNRRRSEGCFNCGERGHFIADCPSKVKAPEHGNSYRRQEQSRDRKNKSDRRGRKKGQQKFTDKQIKKAAHVLFSSLGSFDSDASYNSSDSESEDEKPKKTNDGGLCFLADIKGGMCTMALNEGDAYDCSNDSSDNEVQNSAEEEIEELTKLVDKQNKILARLKADHDRISAELKTLKDATPAAVECEECSIHMVSISELQSKHAVLVDKFDCAKIELEELRSRSVLLGACATCPILQTELNVAKCHIVQLEKHTCPVLPECLTCPTFVAEISILKKDNAALEEENTHLRTILGWCSVREPQIGMTIAQIKRGEHFGVGYDLKRTFGKKNADGENNGPTPSEKSPPVSPEGFVVEPPKSVPKKQDGGEENIWIMDSGCSRHMTGDDRWFSSLTPASGNLDKFESRSSDGLFLGYALQGRAYRVLNLDTNRIEETCEVTFDETMPCFSSAFECAGDDEIGQNIFEDEVDGLDDDDDATEDPAVLELQLRGRQLLLEQHLDIFSVAIHLNK, from the exons ATGCCGTATGATGATCATGCAAGGGCTCTCAAATTGTTGCATGCACTCGACTTGGATGTTTGGGGTACAAAAGTGGAAGCGATTGTTGAGTCTACTAATTATGAGACTCTTACAACTGATGAGCTTTTCAGTAAGCTTAAATCCAAAGAGATCGACATCCAATTTCGAAAAAAGCTTAACAATCCCACAGCTGGTTCTTCTTCAAATATTCCAATGGCTTTGGTTTCTGGGAGTACTAACACTAATGCTAATCTTTCATCTACTCCTAGTTTTGCTTTGTCCTCCTTGTGTCATATTGCAGATGATGAGTTGGAGGTATTTGATGATGATCAGCTTGTTTTGCTCACCAACAAGTTCAAGCGGGTATATGAAAACAGGCGAAATAGAAGGCGTTCAGAAGGATGCTTCAACTGTGGTGAGCGTGGACACTTCATTGCTGATtgtccaagcaaggtgaaggcacCGGAGCATGGCAACAGCTACAGGCGCCAGGAACAATCAAGGGACAGGAAGAACAAGAGTGATAGGCGTGGGAGAAAGAAGGGACAACAGAAGTTTActgacaagcaaatcaagaaggcTGCACATGTTCTCTTTTCTTCGCTGGGTAGCTTTGATTCAGATGCCTCCTACAACTCTAGTGATTCAGAGTCCGAAGATGAGAAGCCCAAAAAGACCAATGATGGAGGACTCTGTTTTCTTGCTGACATCAAGGGAGGCATGTGCACTATGGCTTTAAATGAGGGTGATGCATATGACTGCAGCAACGACTCTTCTGATAATGAGGTACAAAATTCTGCTGAAGAAGAAATTGAAGAGTTGACTAAACTTGttgataaacaaaataaaattctaGCAAGACTTAAGGCTGATCATGATAGAATATCTGCTGAATTAAAAACACTAAAAgatgctacacctgctgctgtaGAATGTGAGGAATGTTCTATTCATATGGTTTCTATTTCTGAATTGCAATCTAAGCATGCTGTtttagttgataaatttgattgtGCTAAGATTGAATTGGAAGAACTTCGCTCTCGTTCTGTTTTACTTGGTGCTTGTGCTACTTGTCCAATTTTGCAAACTGAGTTGAATGTTGCTAAATGCCATATTGTTCAGTTGGAGAAACACACTTGTCCTGTTTTACCTGAGTGTTTGACTTGTCCTACTTTTGTTGCTGAAATTTCCATCTTAAAGAAGGACAATGCTGCTTTAGAAGAAGAAAACACTCATTTGAGAACAATCCTTGGTTGGTGTTCTGTGCGTGAGCCCCAGATTGGTATGACTATTGCACAAATTAAAAGGGGTGAACATTTTGGTGTTGGTTATGATTTGAAGCGTACTTTTGGTAAAAAGAATGCAGATGGTGAGAACAATGGGCCTACTCCCAGTGAGAAGAGTCCACCGGTCTCACCTGAAGGTTTTGTGGTAGAACCTCCCAAGTCTGTTCCTAAAAAGCAG GATGGAGGCGAGGAGAACATATGGATAATGGACTCTGGTTGTTCGCGTCACATGACCGGAGATGatagatggttctccagcctcacccccgcGAGCG GAAATTTGGACAAATTTGAATCACGTTCTTCTGATGGGTTGTTCTTGGGGTATGCTTTGCAAGGGCGAGCTTACCGGGTTCTTAATCTTGATACTAATCGCATCGAGGAGACATGTGAGGTCACCTTCGACGAGACGATGCCTTGTTTCTCTTCTGCTTTtgagtgtgcaggtgatgatgagATTGGACAAAACATTTTTGAAGATGAGGTTGATGGActtgacgatgatgatgatgcaacaGAGGATCCAGCTGTGCTCGAG CTACAATTGAGGGGGAGGCAACTTCTGTTAGAACAGCACCTCGACatattcagcgtcgccatccacctcaacaaatga
- the LOC120680497 gene encoding lipase-like isoform X1 yields MILSKNLSPHDNNSVTINETNRKDDMIVEQEVAAAEDSIDKDNAVTSTKLSVDAQKAEDMRHLFASAETAMEAWAMLATSLGRNSFIKSDFEKICFLDNVSTDTQVAIWRDPSRRRLVVAFRGTEQSRWKDLRTDLMLVPAGLNPERLGGDFKQEIQVHSGFLGAYDSVRNRIMALIRYAVGYQDEEDAENISRWHVYVTGHSLGGALATLLALELSSSQMAKNGVIFVTMYNFGSPRVGNRRFAEVYNAKVKDSWRIVNHRDIIPTVPRLMGYCHVEAPVYLKFGDSKDALVNNGILDDEDQGDVIGEYTPDVIVTEFMKGEKQLVEKLLQTEINLLRSIRDGSALMQHMEDFYYVTLLENVRSRYQVAGSANDESRQLTA; encoded by the exons ATGATACTTTCAAAAAACCTCTCACCACATGACAACAATTCAGTAACAATAAATGAGACAAACAGGAAAGATGATATGATCGTAGAACAAGAAGTTGCTGCAGCTGAAGACTCTATTGATAAGGATAATGCTGTTACATCTACCAAACTATCCGTTGATGCGCAGAAAGCAGAGGATATGCGGCATCTGTTTGCAAGTGCAGAGACTGCCATGGAGGCATGGGCTATGCTTGCCACCTCACTGGGACGTAATAGTTTCATCAAATCAGATTTTGAAAAGATATGTTTTCTTGACAACGTTTCGACAGATACACAA GTTGCCATTTGGCGTGATCCTTCACGAAGAAGGCTGGTTGTTGCCTTCCGAGGAACTGAACAA TCAAGGTGGAAGGATTTGAGAACTGACTTAATGCTGGTACCTGCTGG ACTAAACCCTGAGAGGCTTGGTGGTGATTTTAAACAAGAAATTCAA GTTCACAGTGGATTCTTAGGAGCATATGACTCTGTTAGGAATAGGATCATGGCTCTTATCAGATATGCCGTAGGATACCA GGATGAAGAAGATGCAGAAAATATATCTAGGTGGCATGTATATGTAACTGGACACAGTTTAGGTGGAGCACTAGCAACCCTTCTTGCTCTTGAGCTTTCATCAAGTCAAATGGCCAA GAATGGTGTCATATTTGTGACAATGTACAACTTCGGCTCCCCTAGAGTGGGAAATAGAAGATTTGCAGAAGTCTACAATGCG AAAGTAAAGGACAGCTGGAGAATTGTCAATCACCGAGATATCATTCCGACAGTACCACGTCTTATGGGCTATTGCCATGTGGAGGCACCAGTTTATCTCaaatttggggattcgaaagaTGCACTG GTAAACAATGGAATATTAGATGATGAAGACCAAGGTGATGTGATAGGGGAGTACACACCGGATGTTATTGTTACTGAATTT ATGAAAGGAGAGAAGCAACTTGTGGAGAAACTACTGCAAACAGAAATAAATCTTCTCCGCTCAATCAGGGATGGTTCGGCCCTTATGCAGCACATGGAAGACTTTTACTACGTCACACTTCTCGAG AATGTGAGATCGAGGTATCAAGTGGCTGGCAGTGCAAATGATGAATCCCGCCAATTGACAGCATGA
- the LOC120680497 gene encoding lipase-like isoform X2 yields MILSKNLSPHDNNSVTINETNRKDDMIVEQEVAAAEDSIDKDNAVTSTKLSVDAQKAEDMRHLFASAETAMEAWAMLATSLGRNSFIKSDFEKICFLDNVSTDTQVAIWRDPSRRRLVVAFRGTEQSRWKDLRTDLMLVPAGLNPERLGGDFKQEIQVHSGFLGAYDSVRNRIMALIRYAVGYQDEEDAENISRWHVYVTGHSLGGALATLLALELSSSQMAKNGVIFVTMYNFGSPRVGNRRFAEVYNAKVKDSWRIVNHRDIIPTVPRLMGYCHVEAPVYLKFGDSKDALVNNGILDDEDQDERREATCGETTANRNKSSPLNQGWFGPYAAHGRLLLRHTSRECEIEVSSGWQCK; encoded by the exons ATGATACTTTCAAAAAACCTCTCACCACATGACAACAATTCAGTAACAATAAATGAGACAAACAGGAAAGATGATATGATCGTAGAACAAGAAGTTGCTGCAGCTGAAGACTCTATTGATAAGGATAATGCTGTTACATCTACCAAACTATCCGTTGATGCGCAGAAAGCAGAGGATATGCGGCATCTGTTTGCAAGTGCAGAGACTGCCATGGAGGCATGGGCTATGCTTGCCACCTCACTGGGACGTAATAGTTTCATCAAATCAGATTTTGAAAAGATATGTTTTCTTGACAACGTTTCGACAGATACACAA GTTGCCATTTGGCGTGATCCTTCACGAAGAAGGCTGGTTGTTGCCTTCCGAGGAACTGAACAA TCAAGGTGGAAGGATTTGAGAACTGACTTAATGCTGGTACCTGCTGG ACTAAACCCTGAGAGGCTTGGTGGTGATTTTAAACAAGAAATTCAA GTTCACAGTGGATTCTTAGGAGCATATGACTCTGTTAGGAATAGGATCATGGCTCTTATCAGATATGCCGTAGGATACCA GGATGAAGAAGATGCAGAAAATATATCTAGGTGGCATGTATATGTAACTGGACACAGTTTAGGTGGAGCACTAGCAACCCTTCTTGCTCTTGAGCTTTCATCAAGTCAAATGGCCAA GAATGGTGTCATATTTGTGACAATGTACAACTTCGGCTCCCCTAGAGTGGGAAATAGAAGATTTGCAGAAGTCTACAATGCG AAAGTAAAGGACAGCTGGAGAATTGTCAATCACCGAGATATCATTCCGACAGTACCACGTCTTATGGGCTATTGCCATGTGGAGGCACCAGTTTATCTCaaatttggggattcgaaagaTGCACTG GTAAACAATGGAATATTAGATGATGAAGACCAAG ATGAAAGGAGAGAAGCAACTTGTGGAGAAACTACTGCAAACAGAAATAAATCTTCTCCGCTCAATCAGGGATGGTTCGGCCCTTATGCAGCACATGGAAGACTTTTACTACGTCACACTTCTCGAG AATGTGAGATCGAGGTATCAAGTGGCTGGCAGTGCAAATGA
- the LOC120680497 gene encoding phospholipase A1-Igamma1, chloroplastic-like isoform X3 — protein MILSKNLSPHDNNSVTINETNRKDDMIVEQEVAAAEDSIDKDNAVTSTKLSVDAQKAEDMRHLFASAETAMEAWAMLATSLGRNSFIKSDFEKICFLDNVSTDTQVAIWRDPSRRRLVVAFRGTEQSRWKDLRTDLMLVPAGLNPERLGGDFKQEIQVHSGFLGAYDSVRNRIMALIRYAVGYQDEEDAENISRWHVYVTGHSLGGALATLLALELSSSQMAKNGVIFVTMYNFGSPRVGNRRFAEVYNAVNNGILDDEDQGDVIGEYTPDVIVTEFMKGEKQLVEKLLQTEINLLRSIRDGSALMQHMEDFYYVTLLENVRSRYQVAGSANDESRQLTA, from the exons ATGATACTTTCAAAAAACCTCTCACCACATGACAACAATTCAGTAACAATAAATGAGACAAACAGGAAAGATGATATGATCGTAGAACAAGAAGTTGCTGCAGCTGAAGACTCTATTGATAAGGATAATGCTGTTACATCTACCAAACTATCCGTTGATGCGCAGAAAGCAGAGGATATGCGGCATCTGTTTGCAAGTGCAGAGACTGCCATGGAGGCATGGGCTATGCTTGCCACCTCACTGGGACGTAATAGTTTCATCAAATCAGATTTTGAAAAGATATGTTTTCTTGACAACGTTTCGACAGATACACAA GTTGCCATTTGGCGTGATCCTTCACGAAGAAGGCTGGTTGTTGCCTTCCGAGGAACTGAACAA TCAAGGTGGAAGGATTTGAGAACTGACTTAATGCTGGTACCTGCTGG ACTAAACCCTGAGAGGCTTGGTGGTGATTTTAAACAAGAAATTCAA GTTCACAGTGGATTCTTAGGAGCATATGACTCTGTTAGGAATAGGATCATGGCTCTTATCAGATATGCCGTAGGATACCA GGATGAAGAAGATGCAGAAAATATATCTAGGTGGCATGTATATGTAACTGGACACAGTTTAGGTGGAGCACTAGCAACCCTTCTTGCTCTTGAGCTTTCATCAAGTCAAATGGCCAA GAATGGTGTCATATTTGTGACAATGTACAACTTCGGCTCCCCTAGAGTGGGAAATAGAAGATTTGCAGAAGTCTACAATGCG GTAAACAATGGAATATTAGATGATGAAGACCAAGGTGATGTGATAGGGGAGTACACACCGGATGTTATTGTTACTGAATTT ATGAAAGGAGAGAAGCAACTTGTGGAGAAACTACTGCAAACAGAAATAAATCTTCTCCGCTCAATCAGGGATGGTTCGGCCCTTATGCAGCACATGGAAGACTTTTACTACGTCACACTTCTCGAG AATGTGAGATCGAGGTATCAAGTGGCTGGCAGTGCAAATGATGAATCCCGCCAATTGACAGCATGA